In a single window of the Nitrospira sp. genome:
- the rplF gene encoding 50S ribosomal protein L6: MSRIGKKPITIPSGVEVKTTGSTVTVKGPLGKLDWSLMQGLDVAVKDGQVLVGRSSDDRKVRALHGLTRAELSNMIQGVTKGYERSLEITGVGYKTQLQGRTLSFNVGYINPVVYEVPTGIDVKVDKQTLINVKGVDKRLVGQVAADLRAIKPPDVYKQKGVRYAGETLRKKEGKTGK, from the coding sequence ATGTCTCGTATTGGGAAAAAGCCGATCACTATTCCGTCCGGAGTGGAAGTGAAAACCACTGGATCAACCGTGACTGTGAAGGGTCCTTTGGGGAAGTTAGACTGGTCGCTCATGCAGGGCCTTGATGTGGCTGTCAAGGATGGCCAGGTACTTGTCGGTCGATCCAGCGATGATCGTAAGGTAAGGGCGTTGCATGGACTCACTCGTGCGGAGTTGAGTAACATGATCCAGGGTGTCACCAAGGGGTATGAGCGCTCGCTTGAGATTACTGGAGTTGGCTACAAGACCCAACTTCAAGGCCGAACCTTGAGCTTTAACGTTGGGTATATCAACCCAGTTGTCTATGAAGTCCCAACCGGGATCGATGTGAAGGTTGATAAGCAAACTCTCATCAATGTTAAAGGGGTTGACAAGCGGTTAGTTGGTCAAGTTGCGGCCGACCTCCGGGCCATTAAGCCGCCCGATGTGTATAAGCAAAAGGGTGTTCGTTATGCTGGTGAAACCTTGCGCAAAAAAGAAGGCAAAACTGGGAAGTAG
- the rplN gene encoding 50S ribosomal protein L14 has product MIQNYTYMDVADNSGAKQAMCFHVFGGTRRRYASLGDVVVVAVKEAIPQASVKKGDVSRAVIVRTTKEVRREDGSYIKFDRNACVLINKEGEPIGTRIFGPVARELRWKKFMKIISLAPEVL; this is encoded by the coding sequence ATGATTCAGAATTATACATACATGGATGTGGCTGATAACTCCGGGGCGAAGCAAGCCATGTGCTTTCACGTCTTTGGGGGCACGCGTCGTCGATACGCGTCGTTAGGGGATGTAGTGGTCGTGGCAGTTAAGGAGGCCATCCCTCAGGCCAGTGTTAAAAAAGGGGATGTGAGTCGGGCGGTTATTGTTCGAACGACGAAAGAAGTTCGGCGGGAAGATGGGTCTTACATCAAGTTCGATAGAAATGCTTGTGTGTTGATCAATAAAGAGGGCGAACCTATCGGGACGCGTATCTTTGGCCCGGTTGCGCGAGAACTCCGCTGGAAGAAATTCATGAAGATCATCTCATTGGCACCAGAAGTTTTATAG
- the rpmC gene encoding 50S ribosomal protein L29: MALDVKELRTMGAGELQEKEQQLVQELFTLRFQFGTGRLENPMQIRKTKRDIARVKTVLNQVRSQTDESKR, from the coding sequence ATGGCGCTTGATGTGAAAGAGTTGCGAACTATGGGTGCGGGCGAACTTCAGGAGAAGGAGCAGCAGCTCGTGCAGGAGTTGTTTACGCTGCGCTTTCAGTTTGGGACAGGTCGCCTCGAGAACCCGATGCAAATTCGAAAGACGAAACGTGATATCGCAAGAGTCAAGACGGTGCTCAATCAGGTTCGGAGCCAAACTGACGAATCGAAAAGGTAA
- the rplD gene encoding 50S ribosomal protein L4 gives MPTIDLVDLQKKKVGTVDLSAQVFGCEPRVALVHEAVVMQRACERRGNASTLRRGEVSGSGKKPWKQKHTGRARAGSLRSPVWRHGGSVFGPKPRSYAYSMPKKKYRAALQSALSAKVVGGRLFVVTDLSLQQPKTKFLAQALSGFSAGGEVLLVAGKAQSGILQAAGNLTAVKVLSADQLNVYDVVRAQVVVISEHELGPINEVWS, from the coding sequence ATGCCTACGATCGATTTGGTTGATTTGCAAAAAAAGAAAGTCGGGACGGTCGACTTGTCGGCCCAAGTATTTGGTTGTGAGCCGCGAGTGGCGCTCGTGCACGAGGCAGTTGTAATGCAGCGTGCCTGTGAGCGCCGTGGAAATGCGTCCACATTGCGACGCGGTGAGGTGAGTGGGTCAGGGAAGAAGCCTTGGAAGCAGAAGCATACTGGGCGTGCGAGGGCTGGATCGCTTCGCTCTCCTGTGTGGCGTCATGGTGGGAGTGTGTTTGGACCAAAGCCGCGCAGTTATGCCTACTCGATGCCGAAGAAGAAGTATCGTGCTGCACTTCAGAGTGCGCTTTCTGCGAAGGTGGTTGGTGGAAGATTGTTCGTCGTGACGGATCTGTCTCTGCAGCAGCCTAAAACTAAGTTCCTGGCTCAGGCCTTGAGTGGATTCAGTGCGGGTGGTGAAGTGCTTCTGGTTGCTGGGAAGGCTCAGTCTGGCATTCTGCAGGCTGCTGGTAACTTGACGGCCGTGAAGGTGCTCAGTGCGGATCAGCTTAATGTCTATGATGTCGTTCGTGCTCAAGTTGTTGTGATTTCAGAGCATGAGCTTGGCCCGATAAATGAGGTCTGGTCATGA
- the rpsE gene encoding 30S ribosomal protein S5: MRVNPDELSLKDKVVFINRVAKVVKGGKRFNFCALVVVGDGHGWVGIGKGKAAEVPVAISKAVEQAKKHLVHVPLKGGTIPHEVHGLFGAEHVLLKPAVDGTGIIAGGAVRAVVELVGAHNVIAKTLGRGNPFNAVRATLDGLMQLRNIDDVLRFRRQTTDEGRERATA; this comes from the coding sequence GTGCGAGTCAATCCCGATGAACTGAGTCTGAAAGACAAAGTGGTGTTTATCAACCGCGTGGCAAAGGTGGTCAAGGGTGGTAAGCGCTTCAATTTTTGCGCGCTGGTTGTTGTTGGTGACGGCCATGGCTGGGTTGGGATTGGTAAGGGGAAGGCGGCCGAGGTGCCTGTTGCGATTTCGAAAGCTGTGGAGCAAGCCAAGAAACATCTTGTTCATGTTCCCCTTAAGGGTGGGACGATTCCGCACGAGGTCCATGGTCTCTTTGGGGCAGAACATGTGTTGTTAAAACCTGCCGTAGATGGGACGGGGATCATTGCGGGAGGTGCGGTTCGCGCCGTTGTTGAATTGGTCGGCGCTCATAATGTTATCGCAAAGACCTTAGGGCGTGGGAATCCGTTCAATGCAGTTCGTGCCACACTTGATGGTCTCATGCAGCTGAGAAATATTGATGATGTACTTCGTTTCCGCCGACAAACGACGGATGAAGGGCGGGAAAGGGCGACAGCATAA
- the rplO gene encoding 50S ribosomal protein L15 translates to MNLHDLAPAPGSKKRRKRIGRGPGSGHGKTATKGHKGLLARSGGGKRPGFEGGQMPLIRRLPKFGFTNPSRAEYAIVNLKSFEQWTGDGTVTPQAMVDAGLVKRKRLPIKILGVGELKKSLVVQAHKFSKSAEAKIQAAGGRVEVIGGA, encoded by the coding sequence ATGAATCTTCATGATTTGGCGCCAGCGCCGGGATCAAAAAAACGCCGAAAGCGCATTGGGCGTGGCCCTGGCTCTGGCCACGGGAAGACGGCGACCAAAGGGCACAAGGGTCTTTTGGCACGATCAGGTGGAGGAAAGCGACCGGGGTTTGAGGGCGGACAAATGCCATTGATCCGGCGCCTGCCCAAGTTTGGTTTTACGAATCCCTCGCGGGCAGAATACGCCATTGTCAATCTAAAGAGTTTCGAGCAATGGACTGGAGATGGGACGGTTACTCCTCAGGCAATGGTTGATGCCGGATTGGTCAAGCGGAAGCGTTTGCCAATTAAGATTCTCGGCGTCGGTGAGTTGAAGAAGTCACTGGTCGTTCAGGCTCACAAGTTCAGTAAGTCGGCCGAAGCCAAGATTCAAGCGGCTGGTGGGAGAGTTGAGGTTATCGGCGGTGCTTGA
- a CDS encoding 50S ribosomal protein L24 has protein sequence MQVLRKSRIRKGDTVIVISGRERGKTGKVMSVDLRAGKLIVEKLNVIKRHTKPNQKAKQGGILEREAPLQISNVMFFCPVAQKPTRVGMRTQDDGRRVRFSKKSNETLE, from the coding sequence GTGCAAGTACTTCGAAAAAGCAGAATTAGAAAAGGCGACACGGTGATTGTCATATCCGGTCGTGAGCGTGGGAAGACGGGTAAAGTGATGTCCGTTGACCTTCGCGCAGGCAAGCTGATCGTCGAAAAGCTGAATGTCATTAAACGGCATACGAAGCCTAATCAGAAGGCAAAACAAGGGGGAATCCTGGAGCGAGAGGCGCCTCTCCAGATTTCTAATGTTATGTTTTTCTGTCCTGTTGCGCAAAAGCCGACACGAGTAGGAATGCGAACTCAGGATGATGGGCGGCGGGTGCGTTTCAGCAAGAAATCTAATGAGACTCTGGAATAG
- the rplV gene encoding 50S ribosomal protein L22: MSEAHAILRFVRVAPRKAKPVIDMIRGQQVPMALAMLKHTPRHAARVVEKLLRSAVANAELKELGDSESMVVSRAFVNCGPTYKRVRARSMGRANAIQKRTSHITVVVAASGDRGQKK; this comes from the coding sequence ATGAGTGAAGCACATGCCATTCTTAGGTTTGTTCGTGTTGCACCGAGAAAAGCTAAGCCGGTGATCGATATGATTAGAGGTCAGCAGGTTCCCATGGCCCTGGCCATGTTGAAGCACACGCCTCGGCATGCAGCACGGGTGGTGGAGAAGCTCTTGCGTTCCGCAGTGGCGAACGCGGAACTGAAGGAGTTGGGTGATAGTGAGTCGATGGTTGTTTCCCGGGCTTTTGTCAACTGCGGTCCTACCTACAAGCGTGTAAGGGCCAGGTCCATGGGGAGAGCCAATGCAATTCAGAAGCGTACCAGTCACATTACGGTGGTAGTTGCAGCGTCAGGAGATCGAGGGCAAAAGAAGTAG
- the rplE gene encoding 50S ribosomal protein L5 produces the protein MYEQQVVPALMKEFGYKNVMQVPKLERVVLNVGMGEAIQNVKLLESAVTELGMITGQKPVVTRAKKAIAGFKLRQGLPIGTKVTLRSRRMYEFFDRLVTLALPRIRDFRGVSPKAFDGRGNYTLGLKEQLIFPEIKYDEVASIHGMDITVVTTAKTNDEGKALLKYLGMPFRT, from the coding sequence ATGTATGAGCAGCAGGTCGTACCGGCGCTGATGAAGGAATTTGGGTATAAGAACGTTATGCAGGTCCCCAAGCTTGAGCGGGTCGTGCTGAACGTTGGCATGGGTGAAGCTATTCAAAATGTCAAGCTTCTGGAAAGTGCCGTCACTGAATTGGGTATGATTACCGGGCAAAAGCCTGTTGTGACTCGTGCGAAGAAGGCTATTGCCGGATTCAAGCTCAGGCAGGGCCTTCCAATCGGGACGAAGGTGACGCTCCGTAGTCGTCGGATGTACGAGTTTTTTGATCGCTTAGTGACATTGGCGCTTCCGCGAATCCGAGATTTTCGTGGTGTCTCTCCAAAAGCATTCGATGGCCGCGGAAACTATACGCTTGGGTTGAAGGAGCAGTTGATCTTCCCTGAAATTAAGTACGATGAAGTGGCCTCGATTCACGGTATGGATATTACGGTTGTGACAACCGCCAAAACGAATGATGAAGGAAAGGCTTTGTTGAAGTATCTCGGGATGCCGTTCCGAACATAA
- the rpsJ gene encoding 30S ribosomal protein S10, translating to MKVDQRIRIRLRGFDYRVLDQSVGEIVETVRRSGAKVVGPIPLPTRIEKITVQRSTHADKKSREQFEMRTHKRLLDIMEPTPETMDSLMKLNLAAGVDVEIKL from the coding sequence GTGAAAGTCGATCAGCGTATAAGAATTCGGTTGAGGGGATTTGACTACCGTGTCTTGGATCAATCGGTAGGTGAAATCGTTGAAACTGTTCGTCGGAGTGGAGCGAAGGTGGTTGGTCCTATTCCTCTCCCTACTCGAATTGAAAAGATTACGGTTCAGCGATCGACACATGCCGATAAGAAATCTCGAGAGCAGTTTGAAATGCGAACGCATAAGAGACTGTTGGACATTATGGAGCCGACTCCAGAAACGATGGATTCGTTGATGAAGCTCAATCTGGCGGCTGGCGTGGATGTGGAAATTAAGTTGTGA
- the rplP gene encoding 50S ribosomal protein L16, which produces MLAPKKVKFRKMQKGRMNGKAYRGGQITLGEFGLKALEPGWVTSRQIEAARIAITRYVKRGGQVWTRIFPDKPITKKPAETRMGKGKGNPEYWVAVVKPGRILYEMDGVTPETAREAFRLASHKLPVATKLVVRGEFG; this is translated from the coding sequence GTGTTAGCCCCTAAGAAAGTCAAATTTAGAAAGATGCAAAAAGGCCGTATGAACGGGAAGGCCTACCGTGGTGGTCAGATTACCCTTGGTGAGTTTGGTTTGAAAGCATTGGAACCAGGGTGGGTGACGAGTCGTCAAATTGAAGCTGCCAGAATTGCCATTACGCGATATGTGAAGCGAGGCGGCCAGGTTTGGACAAGAATTTTCCCGGATAAGCCAATAACCAAGAAGCCAGCTGAAACTCGAATGGGAAAAGGGAAGGGTAACCCTGAGTATTGGGTGGCTGTCGTAAAGCCAGGTCGGATTCTCTATGAGATGGACGGAGTTACTCCGGAGACTGCACGTGAAGCGTTCAGGCTTGCCTCTCACAAGTTGCCGGTCGCGACGAAGTTGGTTGTTCGCGGTGAGTTTGGATAA
- the rplC gene encoding 50S ribosomal protein L3 yields the protein MTNGLIGKKLGMTQVFDESRLTPVTVIEAGPCRVVGVRTKEKNRYEAVQLSFGEVKERRLSKAELGHLKKNQAPASRILREFKKDGELAVGQLVTVGMFKKGDWVDVIGVSKGKGFQGVVKRHHYAGGPESHGSMFHRAPGSIGASSFPSRVWKGKTLPGHMGAERVTVQRLKVIESRSEENLLFIRGAVPGAANGIVVVRKSKKS from the coding sequence ATGACAAACGGACTAATTGGTAAAAAGCTCGGCATGACGCAAGTATTTGATGAGAGCCGCCTAACCCCGGTGACGGTGATTGAAGCTGGTCCTTGTCGAGTGGTGGGGGTTCGTACTAAAGAAAAAAATCGCTATGAGGCGGTTCAGCTTTCCTTTGGAGAAGTTAAGGAAAGGCGTCTTTCAAAGGCGGAACTTGGACACTTGAAGAAAAACCAAGCCCCGGCGAGTCGCATCTTGCGAGAGTTTAAAAAGGATGGGGAGTTGGCGGTTGGTCAGCTTGTCACGGTGGGAATGTTTAAGAAGGGTGATTGGGTCGATGTGATCGGCGTGTCAAAGGGGAAGGGGTTTCAGGGGGTTGTGAAGCGTCATCATTACGCAGGTGGACCGGAATCTCACGGATCTATGTTTCATCGTGCTCCAGGTTCGATAGGAGCGAGTTCTTTCCCGTCTCGTGTGTGGAAGGGGAAGACTTTACCGGGGCATATGGGTGCAGAGCGCGTGACTGTTCAGCGATTGAAAGTGATTGAGTCACGGTCAGAGGAAAATCTTTTATTCATCCGCGGAGCGGTTCCTGGGGCTGCCAATGGGATCGTTGTCGTTCGGAAATCAAAGAAGAGTTAG
- a CDS encoding 50S ribosomal protein L18, giving the protein MNAADKVQQLERRRRRVRQAIFGTTERPRLNVFRSTSHIYAQIIDDVRGTTIAAASTLDKAIRASVKSTGGIEAAKAVGKLIADRAKAVKVTTVVFDRGGRMYHGRIKALADASREGGLQF; this is encoded by the coding sequence ATGAATGCTGCAGATAAAGTTCAACAGCTTGAACGGCGGCGTAGGCGTGTACGCCAAGCCATTTTTGGTACCACTGAGCGTCCTCGCTTAAACGTTTTCAGGAGTACATCCCATATTTATGCTCAGATCATTGATGATGTTCGAGGGACTACCATTGCTGCCGCGTCTACTCTGGATAAAGCGATTCGTGCATCGGTTAAATCAACCGGTGGCATTGAAGCGGCTAAAGCTGTAGGGAAGCTAATCGCTGATCGCGCCAAGGCGGTGAAGGTTACGACAGTGGTCTTTGACCGTGGTGGACGGATGTATCATGGCCGCATCAAAGCGTTGGCCGATGCTTCTCGCGAGGGTGGCCTTCAATTTTGA
- the rplB gene encoding 50S ribosomal protein L2 yields the protein MGLKVYRPTSPGRRGMTAVGTENLSKKRPEKSLTSFHLRTGGRNNDGRTTVRFRGAGHKRLYRIIDFRRDKVGVSAKVTAIEYDPNRSARIALLKYRDGEKRYILAPVGLSINDEVQSGPQAEIRPGNALPLVNMPLGTTIHNIELKAGKGGQLIRSAGGFAQVMGRDGDYVQVRLKSGEMRRVLGHCMATVGQVGNVDHENVSVGKAGRTRWKGKRPHVRGVVMNPVDHPHGGGEGKSGQGNPHPVSPWGLPTKGYKTRHNKKTDKFIIARRKSGVRNA from the coding sequence ATGGGATTAAAAGTGTATCGTCCCACTTCCCCGGGTCGTCGGGGGATGACCGCAGTAGGGACTGAAAATTTGTCTAAGAAAAGGCCGGAGAAGTCACTGACCTCATTTCATCTTCGGACGGGTGGACGAAATAACGATGGGCGAACGACGGTTCGATTCCGAGGGGCTGGGCATAAGCGGTTGTATCGCATCATTGATTTTCGTCGAGATAAGGTTGGTGTTTCTGCAAAGGTTACGGCAATTGAGTATGACCCGAATCGCTCGGCAAGGATCGCGCTTTTGAAATATCGTGATGGAGAAAAGCGGTATATTTTGGCGCCGGTAGGACTCTCCATTAATGATGAAGTGCAGTCTGGGCCACAGGCTGAGATCAGGCCAGGAAATGCTTTGCCATTGGTCAATATGCCGCTTGGAACGACGATCCATAACATCGAATTGAAGGCTGGAAAGGGTGGGCAGCTGATCCGAAGCGCTGGTGGATTTGCTCAAGTTATGGGCCGTGATGGAGACTATGTGCAGGTCCGTTTGAAGTCTGGAGAAATGCGAAGGGTTTTAGGGCACTGCATGGCAACGGTTGGGCAAGTGGGAAACGTGGATCATGAGAACGTGAGCGTCGGAAAGGCGGGGAGAACTCGCTGGAAAGGGAAGCGGCCGCACGTTCGAGGCGTTGTCATGAATCCTGTTGACCATCCGCACGGTGGAGGTGAGGGGAAGTCTGGTCAGGGCAATCCGCATCCAGTTTCTCCCTGGGGGCTCCCCACGAAGGGGTACAAGACGCGGCACAATAAGAAGACCGATAAATTCATAATTGCCCGACGTAAGTCAGGAGTGCGTAATGCCTAG
- the rpsQ gene encoding 30S ribosomal protein S17, translated as MAEVVKRRHWYGDVVSNKMQKTVVVVVSRSVVHPVYKKVLRRVTRLKAHDESGACKVGDRVKLVQTRPLSKEKNWRVVQVMEKGQPEK; from the coding sequence ATGGCTGAGGTGGTAAAGCGGCGCCACTGGTACGGTGATGTCGTTAGTAACAAAATGCAGAAAACAGTTGTCGTGGTGGTGTCTCGGTCGGTTGTTCATCCCGTCTATAAGAAGGTGTTGAGGCGGGTGACAAGGTTAAAGGCCCATGATGAAAGCGGTGCGTGCAAGGTGGGAGATCGGGTGAAGTTGGTTCAGACCCGTCCACTGAGTAAGGAAAAGAATTGGCGGGTGGTTCAGGTTATGGAGAAGGGGCAGCCTGAGAAATAG
- the rpsS gene encoding 30S ribosomal protein S19 has protein sequence MPRSVSKGAFVDGHLLKKVEQMNQTKDRKLIKTWSRRSTVVPDMIGHTFAVHNGKKFIPVFVTENMVGHKLGEFAPTRFFKGHGQAKTEKAVALK, from the coding sequence ATGCCTAGATCAGTTAGTAAGGGCGCTTTTGTTGACGGCCATCTTCTTAAAAAAGTCGAGCAGATGAATCAAACGAAGGATCGAAAGCTGATCAAGACGTGGTCACGGCGATCGACGGTCGTGCCTGACATGATTGGTCATACCTTTGCGGTTCATAATGGGAAGAAGTTCATTCCTGTTTTTGTTACCGAGAATATGGTTGGACATAAGCTTGGTGAATTTGCTCCGACTCGGTTTTTTAAGGGACATGGTCAGGCTAAGACTGAAAAGGCTGTCGCTCTCAAGTAG
- a CDS encoding 50S ribosomal protein L23 — protein sequence MKEGMHWVLVQPLLTEKITGLREQTNTVGFVVHPEANRVQVKQAVEALLKVKVDKVNLMNVRGKMKRLGRFAGRRSDWKKAFVTLKEGEKLEMYESA from the coding sequence ATGAAAGAGGGTATGCACTGGGTGTTGGTTCAGCCTCTCCTGACGGAGAAAATCACGGGGCTTCGTGAGCAAACCAATACGGTTGGTTTTGTGGTTCACCCTGAAGCCAATCGGGTGCAAGTGAAGCAGGCCGTCGAGGCCTTGCTCAAGGTGAAGGTTGATAAGGTAAATTTGATGAATGTGCGAGGGAAGATGAAGCGCCTAGGTCGGTTCGCGGGAAGACGCTCAGATTGGAAGAAGGCCTTTGTGACTCTGAAAGAAGGCGAAAAGCTGGAGATGTACGAGAGCGCCTAG
- the rpmD gene encoding 50S ribosomal protein L30 has protein sequence MTLRRSPIGTPEGHRLVLRGLGLRHIRQTVIRPDTPQVQGMIRKVGYLLEVGRP, from the coding sequence GTGACTCTACGGCGTAGTCCGATTGGGACACCGGAAGGTCACCGCCTTGTCCTGCGTGGTTTGGGGCTACGACATATTCGTCAAACAGTGATCCGCCCAGATACGCCACAAGTTCAAGGAATGATTCGAAAAGTTGGCTATTTGCTGGAGGTTGGACGTCCATGA
- a CDS encoding type Z 30S ribosomal protein S14 — MSRLALRNKAATKPKFSTRQYHRCGVCGRVRGYLRRFRMCRICFRVLTLRGEIPGVRKSSW, encoded by the coding sequence GTGTCACGTTTAGCATTAAGAAATAAAGCCGCGACGAAACCAAAGTTTTCGACCCGCCAGTATCATCGATGCGGTGTGTGTGGAAGAGTTCGAGGGTATTTGCGTCGGTTTCGGATGTGTCGAATCTGTTTTCGTGTGCTGACCCTCAGGGGAGAGATTCCTGGAGTGAGAAAGTCTAGCTGGTAG
- the rpsC gene encoding 30S ribosomal protein S3, with the protein MGQKTHPIGYRLGYNYTWSSRWYAGKDYAKLLHQDVKIRKVVKARLYHAGVAKVEIERSGDQTRVIIHTARPGIIIGRKGAEVDKLKADLEKQYGGQVYITVKEIKKPELDAQLVSENVATQLEKRVAFRRAMKRSVQSALRLGAQGIKIMVAGRLGGAEIARTEWYREGRVPLHTLRAEIDYGFAEAHTTMGQIGVKTWIYKGELLPVQPMKAESTLDRRFG; encoded by the coding sequence ATGGGTCAGAAAACACATCCAATTGGTTATCGGCTTGGTTATAACTACACTTGGAGTTCTCGGTGGTATGCCGGGAAGGATTATGCCAAGTTGCTCCATCAAGACGTGAAGATCAGGAAGGTCGTGAAAGCTCGCCTTTACCACGCTGGCGTTGCAAAGGTCGAAATTGAGCGTTCTGGTGATCAGACGCGAGTCATTATTCATACGGCTCGACCGGGGATCATTATCGGTCGAAAAGGTGCGGAAGTCGACAAGCTTAAGGCTGATCTTGAGAAGCAGTATGGTGGGCAGGTTTATATCACGGTCAAGGAAATCAAGAAGCCGGAGCTTGACGCGCAACTGGTGAGTGAGAATGTCGCGACGCAGCTTGAAAAGCGGGTGGCATTCCGGAGGGCGATGAAGCGAAGCGTGCAGTCGGCACTGAGGCTTGGTGCGCAGGGGATCAAGATTATGGTGGCTGGTCGTTTGGGCGGGGCCGAAATCGCTAGGACTGAGTGGTATCGCGAAGGACGTGTTCCTCTACATACCCTTCGAGCTGAAATTGATTATGGTTTTGCTGAGGCCCATACAACGATGGGGCAAATCGGGGTGAAGACATGGATCTATAAAGGCGAACTTCTCCCTGTGCAACCCATGAAAGCCGAGTCAACATTGGATAGACGGTTTGGGTGA
- the rpsH gene encoding 30S ribosomal protein S8: MVTDPIGDLLVRLRNGAQRRYETVTVPTSKLKRAILEILKREGYVEGVEDSVEHGHPVLQVRLRYVGEGQPMITGLERISKPGRRVYVGSQDIRKVRNGIGVSILSTSKGIMTDQESRKSHLGGEVLCSVW, translated from the coding sequence ATGGTTACCGATCCAATCGGCGATCTTCTTGTTCGGTTAAGAAATGGTGCCCAGCGGCGCTATGAAACAGTAACGGTTCCAACCTCAAAACTCAAACGAGCAATCCTTGAGATCTTGAAGAGGGAAGGCTATGTCGAGGGGGTTGAGGACAGCGTTGAGCATGGGCATCCCGTCCTCCAAGTGCGCCTTCGCTATGTGGGGGAGGGGCAGCCAATGATCACGGGGCTCGAGCGCATTAGTAAGCCGGGCCGTCGGGTCTATGTTGGGAGTCAAGATATTCGAAAGGTTCGGAATGGAATTGGTGTGTCTATCCTTTCGACATCTAAAGGAATCATGACAGACCAAGAATCTCGCAAAAGTCATCTCGGGGGCGAGGTTCTCTGCTCGGTGTGGTAA